In Gimesia panareensis, the genomic window CGGTGTTGAATTGATTGATGATGTTCTGGGCGTAGCCGAGGACGATGAGCGCGGTGTTGGAGTCGCGACCGTCCAGGAGCAACTGGACTTTCGCCTGACGGTTGTGGTGCAGGTCGCGGCTGAAGGTGGGGCCGATGTGCAGGACGACGAGGGCTTCGCGGTTATTGATCAGGGGGGCGACTTCGCTGTCGTGGGTGATCGTGGCGACGTGGCGGAAGTTGTCGGAGCCGAGGAAGCGGGCGATCAGATCGCGGGAGGCGACGTCACGGCTTTCGTTATAAATCGCCAGCGGCACGTCGGTGACATCGAAGGTGGCGGCGTAGCCAAAGACGAGGAGTTGCAGAATCGGGGGTCCGATAATCACGAAGCGGCTTTTGGGGTCCTGCAGCAGGGCGAGGAATTCTTTATGGATCAGTGCGAGGATGCGTGACATGGTGCTGCTCCTAATCCAGCCGTTTGCGGGAGATGAGTCCCGTCAGACCCAGAAAGAACGTGGCCATCAGACAGAGCGCGATAAAGTTGGGTATCAGCACCGACCAGACATCGCCGGCCAGGAAGGTGGTCTTCAGCAGGGAGACGTAATAGCGTGCCGGGATGATGCAGGTGATCCACTGAATCACCGTCGGCATACTGCCAATATCGAAAATGAATCCGGACAGAATGAATGCGGGCAGGAAAGTGGTGATAATGGCGACCTGGGCGGCGACAAACTGGACCTTGGTGACGGTGGAGATCAACAGCCCCATGCCCAGGGCGGCGAGCAGGAACATGGACGAGGAAAGGATGAGGACCCAGATAGAACCACGGAGCGGAACTTCGAACAGCCAGACGCTCATCACAACCGAGAGTGCCAGGCCACACAGGCCCAGAAAAAAGTAGGGGATGATTTTTCCGAGCAGAACTTCCAGCATGGAGACGGGGGTGACCATCAGGGCTTCCATGGTGCCGCGTTCCCATTCGCGGGCCATGAGCAGCGCGGTGAGCAGAGCACCGATCAGCGTCATGATTTCTGCGACTACGCCGGGGACGAGGTAGTTGCGACTGCGGACGTTTGCATTGAACCAGATGCGGTGTTCGACATTGACGGGCACTGCGGGCGTTTGTCCGGTGGAAATCGCCCGGTGTTCCATCCATTTCTGCAGGACGCCCGAGACGTAGCCCTGAACAATGCGGGCGGTGTTGGCGTCGACACCATTCAGGACGAGCTGCACCGTGGCACCGTCAGATCTGCGCAACTGGCGGGCGAAGTCTGCGCGGAAATGCAGAATGGCATCGACCTCGCGTTTCATCAGCGCCTGGCGGGCGGTCGGCATGTCATGAAAGTAAACGGGCTTGAAATAGGGGGAGTGTTCCAGTTCACCGCAGAAGCTGGCGGTATCGGGAGTCGGGTATTCAACGACAATCGCGATGGGGACGTGCTCGGCATCCAGGGAGACGCCGTACCCGAAGATCAGCAGCAGAACGATCGGCAGGACGAAGGCAATCGCCAGCGCACTGGGATCCCGGAGGACCTGCAGGAATTCTTTCCTGATCAGTCCCCGCATTCGCATCAGTGCTCCGCCGCGTGTGGTTTTCATTGGCTGGTCTCTGGTCTGGGAATCGCGCTACGGCGTTCCCGATTCTATCTTTTCGTCTGTCTGTGTTTCGATCAAGTGAATGAATGCGTCTTCCATGGAGAGAGCCGGCATGGAGGGGTCGGGGGTTTCGTCCGAGCTGGCATGTTGTTTGATTTCGCGGGGCGTGCCCAGGGAGAGGACTTCGCCTGCCATCATGATGGCCAGCCGGTCGCAGTATTCGGCTTCTTCCATAAAATGCGTGGTGACCAGGACCGTTACATTCGCTGCAGCGAGTGCGTTAATCCGCTGCCAGAATTCGCGTCGCGCCAGCGGATCGACGCCCGAAGTCGGTTCATCCAGGAAAATGATTTCAGGTTCGTGCATCAGGGCGCAGGCGAGTGCGAGCCGCTGTTTATAGCCCAGGGGGAGGTCGCCACTTTTGTTATCCAGTACCGGTTTTAATTCGAATTCTGTGGTCGCCCAGTCGATGCGATCCCGGCGGCGCTGGCCGGCCAGTCCGTAGGCGCTGCTGAAAAACTGCAGGTTGTCATCGACGCTCAAGGTGCCGTAGAGTGAGAATTTTTGAGACATATAGCCGATGCGAGCCCGGGCGGCAGCCGCGGTTTTACGGACATCGACGCCCGCCACCTGCAGTGAGCCGTTACTGGCGGGCAGCAGACCGCAGAGCATGCGGAACATAGTCGTTTTGCCGGCACCGTTAGCGCCTAGCAGTCCGAAGATTTCGCCGCGGTGCACGTCGAAGGAGACGCCTTTGACGGCATAGAAGCTGCCGAAGCGGCGCTGCACATCGCGCACGCTGATGACGGTTCCGTCTTTGCCGGGCGGTTCTGAATGACTCGCGGGAGGATCGGTTGTGGAATCTGTGCCGGGCGTAACCGGATCGCGGCGCTCGCGGAGCATGGTGATGAAGCCGTCTTCGAAACGGGGAGGGACCGGTTCGAGTGTGATGTTTTGTTGGCCGGGGAGGAGTTCTTCCACTGTAGTCGGGGCATCTTCTGACAGGACGAGGCGGACGGCTTCGCCCTGGATGACGGCATCCAGTACTCCCGGGCGACCGGTGACGCGTGCCTGCAGGTCCCGGTTATTCCGGTCGGACGAATGGAGGTGGAAGGTGCGGCCGGTGAGTGGCTGGCTGAACTGTTCGGGGGGCCCCTGGCCGATGAGCTGTCCCTGATCGAGCATGATCACATTCTCGCAGCGTTCAGCTTCATCCAGATAGGCGGTGCTCAGGAGGACGGTCGTGCCTTCTTCTTTGACGAAACGGTCGACGATGACCCAGAGTTCGCGTCGCGATACCGGGTCGACGCCGACGGTGGGCTCGTCCAGCAGCAGGAGCCGGGGAGGACGCACCAGGGTGCAGGCCAGGCCGAGTTTCTGCCGCATGCCGCCCGAGAGTTTTCCGGCCAGTCGTTTCGTAAACGGGGCGAGGCCCGTCATCCGCATCAGTTCTGCATAACGATCGGGGCGGTCGTGAACGGGGAGACCCTGCAGGTCGGCATAGAGATCGAGGTTTTCCTGCACGGACAGATCTTCATAGAGTCCGAAGCGCTGGGGCATGTAGCCGACGCTGGCCTGGACCTCGAGAGAATCGCGGGCGGCGTCGAGCCCCAGGACGGTGACGGATCCGCTGTCGGCATGGAGCAGCCCGGCAGCCAGTCGCATCAGCGTTGTTTTGCCGGCGCCATCGGGGCCGATGAGTCCGGTGATTTTTCCCCGCTGCACGTCGATGGTCAGATCGTTGAGCGCAGTGACTTCGCGATTCCCGGTCCGGAATGTTTTGGAGACATTCTGGCAATGCATGGCTGTCGAATCGTGGCTGTCCATGGAATTGCTGTTTTTCCTGGTCAAGCGGACGGGGAACAATCAAGGCGAATCAACGGGCGGATCAGTGGTCGTGCTGCTCGTGCTTGCTGTCGGTGTCGGCGGTCGCTGGTCTGGTGTCTGCATTTTTTGTGGGATGCTGATCGAGGGGAATATGGACGGTGGCCGGCATCCCCAGCCGTAATTCGTTATTGGGTGCTTTGACAAACACGCGGATCTGATAGACGAGCTTGGTCCGCAGTTCGGGAGTTTCCACGGGCTTGGGAGTGAATTCGGCAGTCGGAGAAATGAATCCGATCCAGCCAGCGTATTTTTTGTCGGGGAAGCTGTCGGTGACGACTTCGGCTTTCATGCCCTCAGAGATTTTTCCCAGGTCTGTCTCGGAAACATAAGCGCGGACCCAGACCGGATCGATCAGCGCGACGGTGTAAACCGGTTTCTGGGGGGAAGCCATATCACCGACTTCGAGGATTCGCTCCTGCACGATTCCGTTGGAGGGTGCGTAGAGATGTGCGTCTGCCAGATCGTGCTCGGCCTGTTTGAGTTCGACCTTATAACGTTTGAGCAGGGCTTTGGCTTCGGCGATGTCTTCCTTACGGGGGCCTGCGTTGGCGAGATCGAGAGCCGCCTGCTGAAGTTTGACGTTGGCTTCCGCGGTATCGAGCTTGGAGCGGGCATCGTCCAGATCCTGCTGGGTAGCGACGTTTTTCCTGCTCAAAGCGAGAACCCGCTGGTAGGTCGCTTTCACATCTTTGAGTTCCGCCTCCACAGAGTTCAGCGAGGCTTCGGCTTCGCGGATTTCTTCAGGACGTGTACCGGCCACCAGTCGATCGACGACCTGCTGCTGGACCTCGATTTGTGCTTGCGCCCGATCGACGGCTAACTGAAATTTTCTCAGTTCCAGTTTCCCCAGGAGTTCGCCGGTTTTGATCCGGTCACCTTCTTCGACGAGGACACTGCCGATCCGTTCGCTGGCATTGAAGGAGAGTTCGACCTGTCGGACGTCAACGGTGCCGTAGAGGACGAGTTCCTGAGCGCGGGACTGATCCTCCCGTGTCTTCCAGTACCAGCCTCCGACGATTGCTGCAACGATTAATCCACCCAGTAAAATGAAGCGGGTACCAGACTTCATGCGTTTATTCTCAGTGCTCCAGGGAAATTTCTGTCTGTTTGACGCGAAAACAATGATCTGGCGGGCTGCCTGAGTGACGAATGGATTGTTTACTATCTGCGACTGATCTGGCTCGGGCTAAACCTTTCCACCACATTCATTTCGACATTCCGGCTCTCTGGAGCTTATTATGACTCTGGAGTGAAGCGACTTCAACTTAGAGCCAGAACCAGAGGGGAGCAGGGCTGCCGTTAAATCAAAGTCAAAGCGAGACTTGCGCGGTCTTATGCTGGCGCCGCTTCAGGCATGGACAGTTTTAGTGCTTCTGGATTTGCGTGCTCTCCAATCTGGCAGAACCGGGTTTAAGAAACTTCAGTATTGAGGAAGATAAATCGCGGTCGAGACACAGATCGATGGGAAATCTGACATAAGTATCATGAGATGTGGACTTTAGCGGTGATATGTCATGAGATTCTTTTAAAGGTTGAGAAATTAGTCTCAACCTGTTTCTACAATTGTTTTTAGATCCACTGTCAAGCCTCAATTGACGATGCCCTGCAGGCCTCGTTATTGTGGGGGTATCGCTTAGCTGTTGAGACGCCGCTGACTGAGAATCAGCGTCTGTCGTTCTCGCTCTAAAGCAAAAGTTTCTGATTTATTGGAAACGTTTTCCCGCCCCGTATCGTAAGAAAACGGTACCACTCCCCACGAAGCTAATAACTTCTCACGAAGCTAATCAAACTGAAAAGGAAGATGGAATGCGACTTTGTCTGGTAATGGCCGCTCTGATTCTGTGCAATCTGCATTCGACTCTAAGGGCCGACAAACCTTTTGAACTGAAGAAAAATGAACGCGTAGTGGCTGTTGGAAACGCGCTGGCCGAACGGATGAATCAGTTCGGTGACTTCGAAACCCTGCTGCAGACCCGGTATCCCGAGAAGGAAATCATCTTCCGGAACTTTGGCTGGCCAGCCGATGAAGTTGGCATTCAGCAGCGTCCCAGTAACTACACCACGATCGACGATCCGCTGGAAGTCTTCGGTCCGGAAACGTTTCTCTGCTTTTTCGGTTTTAATGAATCGTTTGCTGGTACTTCCAAAGAGAGCCTGGACGTCTTTGTGAAGAACTACCGCAACTACATCGCGGAACAGACGAAGCGTTTTACGAAGAACGGCAAGAAGCCGCGGTTCGTACTCATCAGCCCGATCGCTTTTGAGTCAACGGGTAACCCGCTGCAACCAACCGGAGTGGAAGAAAATAAAAACCTGGCCGCTTATACGGCTGCGATCAAAAAGCTGGCCGAGGAAGACGGATACCGTTTCGTCGACCTGTTTACAGAAACGAAAACCAAATTCGCGCAGGAACCCGGCAACCAGTACACGGTCAACGGGGCGCATGCGAACGAGAAGGGTTACCGGCTCATTGGCGAGATGCTGGACGGGAGCCTGTTTGTCTCCCGGCATCCCCTGGGAACGGGTACTTCTAAATTCAACGAAGTTCTGAAGTGGGTGAATGACAAATCCTGGTTTCATGCACAGGACTACCGGATGCTGAATGGCTGGTATGTCTATGGGGGGCGTCGGACCTGGGATATGGAAACGTTCCCTGGTGAATATCAGAAGATTCGAAAAATGGTCGAAGTACGTGACCGTTATATCTGGGAGATGGCCGCCGGCGGCGTGGTACCCGATCAGCCCGACGATTCCAAGACCGGTGAAGTTTTCATTCCGGAAACCATGTTCGGCAGCCGGGATGAACGGTTCCGGGAAATGCGCGAGCCGAAAGATCTGAAGTATCCGACTCCGGAAGAGTCGATCAAGATGATGAAGGTTCCCGAGGGTTTCAAGGTCGAGCTGTTTGCCTCCGAGCGGGAGTTTCCCGAACTGGCGAACCCGAACCAGATCGCCTTCGATAACAAGGGCCGTTTGTGGGTTTCCTGTATGGCCAATTATCCGCAGTGGCTGCCTGGTGCAGGTAAACCGAGCGACCGGCTGCTGATCTTTGAAGATACCGACGGCGACGGCAAAGCCGACAAATGCATTCCCTTCTACGACAAACTGATCTGCCCCACCGGATTTGAATTCTGGAACGGGGGCGTACTCGTGGTCGATGAACCGCGGATCCTGTTCCTGAAAGACACCGATGGCGACGACAAAGCCGATTTCGTCCAGGAAGTGGTCAACGGAATTGCCACCGATGATACGCACCATACTGTGGGTGCCTGGGAATACTCGAACGGCGGTCTGTTGCACATGCTGGAAGGCGTTTCGCTGTCAACGACACTGGAAACTCCCTACGGTGCGTTCCGTAACAAGGACACCGCAGGCTGTTATACGTTGGATCCCCGCACACTGAAATTCCGTCACTTCCGGACTCCCGGCTACGGGAACCCGTGGTGCCTGGTCTTCGATCAGTGGGGCAATGGTATGGTGGGTGACGGGACGAACGCCAAACAGCACTGGACGAGCCCGCTCTCCGGTCTGGAAGTCAACACGCGACGAACGCTGGAACCCAACTTCGATAACGAGGGGATGCGTCCCGCTGTAGGGAACGAGTTCCTGATTTCACGGCACCTGCCGGATGACGTGCAGGGCCAGTTCATCTATGCCTGTGTGATTAACATGCACGGCATGCCGCGGTTCAATCTCCGTGATCAGAAAGATGGTTCCGGCTTTGAAGGGGAACGCGTCGAAGACCTGCTCTCCTCGACCGACATGATTTTCCGTCCCGTCGATCCGAAGATCGGACCGGATGGGGCGGTCTGGTTTGGTGACTGGTGCAACGCGTTGATTGGTCACATGCAGTATTCACAGCGTGACCCGAACCGCGACCACAAACATGGCCGCATCTATCGACTGGTCAACACGAAGAAACCGCTGCTGAAGCCTGTCACACAGGCCGATAAGTCGATTGAAGAACTGCTGGAGCAGCTGAACGCCTATGAACTGCGGACCCGTTATCGCGCCCGTCGCGAGTTGTGGGACCGGGATCAGGCTGAGGTGCTGGCGGCAGTCAATAAATGGATTGAAGGAGTGAATGATCCGAAGCAGCTGTGTGAAGCGATGTGGCTGCAGGAAAGTTTCCGTGCGGTTGATCCGAAACTGGTGGATCGCATCCTGGCGACCGATGAATATCGGGCCCGGGCTGCGGCGATTCATACGATGGTCAATGAAATCGATCGTCAGCCGCAGTTGAAAGCGTATCTGACGAAAGCGATCAACGATCCCAACCCGCGAGTGCGACTGGAAGCCGTGCGTGGTCTGAGTTTCCTCGGGACGGTCGAGGCGACTCAACTGGCACTGCAGGCGACCGATCACGAGATGGATTACTGGATTGACTACACGCTGGAGCATACGCTGCATGCACTCAAGCCTGCCTGGGAAGTCGCAGAGTCGAAGCCCGATTTCCTGAAAGGTTCTTCTGATGCGGCGAAGAAATACCTCGACCGTTATAAGAAGATGACGGGACCGGGGGGCGCCGCGGTGAAACCGCTGGAGATTGCCGGTTCCGAAGAAGCTTCGGCAGGGAAACGCAAAGCCGCGATTCGGCAACTGGCTTCCATGCAGGGGGGCAGCGCTGCCCGCGGAGAAGGCGTATTCAAGCAGGTCTGTTCCGCCTGTCACATGGTGGGCGACCTGGGTAAAAAGTTTGGTCCGGACCTGAGCGACATCGGTCAGCGGGTGAGCAAACTGGAAATGATGACTTCGATCCTGATGCCCAACGACAAGATCGCCAAAGGTTTCGAGACCGTGGCGATTGTCACGGTCGAAGGTCAGGTGCATACCGGCTTTGTGCTCGCTGAAACAGATCAAATGATCTCCCTGGGATTGGCCAAAGGGAAGAAGATTGATATTCCCAAAGAGGACATCGAGCTGCGTAAGCCGATGAAGTCCAGTTCGATGCCCGAGGGACTGATCAAGACGATCGCCCCGATCGAGTTTCTGGACCTGGTGGCCTATCTGTCCCAACAGCGATTGATCGCTGTGTCGCAGGACAAGGAGGGCTGGATCAGCGCGAAGCAGAAAACCGTCAAGTTGCGGAAGAAGAACGGTTTCAAAGAGATCTCCCGGGATGCAGCCATCAAGTTTGGTGGCAAGTTCGGAAACAAGACCTGGAACAAGGATGCCTATCTGTTTCTGACAGACGTTCCCGCGGAACGATTTGATTTCGCTTTCCATTCCGATATCGATTCCGAGTCGCCTTATGTCACGATTCGTCTGAAGGATGATTCCGAAATCCGTACCATCTGGTTAAAGAACCGGGGTGGGCTGAAGGAACGGGCCAAAGGCCTGACCGTCTGGATTTCTTCTGATGGGACGAACTTCGAGAAGGTCTGGACCGCGGAAAAAGCGGAACCGGAGTGGACCATCGAACTTCCTGCAGGCACACGTGCCAAATTTGTGCGTGTGGGCCTGGAAGGGAAGGGGACGCTGCATCTGCATCAGGCAGCGATTTTCGGCAAGTAAGCTGAACGCTATTTGTGATCTATTCAGTTAAAGTGAACGCTCCCCCTGGTCTGAATTATCAGATCAGGGGTTTTTTGTTGGAACAGAACAAATCTGTATTGGTTGATATGATCCTGCAGGCGGTCTGTTTCGTTGGACAGGGCAGTAACTTTTACCGGAGGATGGATGAAGATTTCGAACTGAGTTTGCTGATTCGGGAGCGGTGCAACACGTTTTTACCTTTTCATTTTCGGGTGACTGCCGCTAATATATGAGGTATATACTTGTATTGCATGGGTACCTGAAATCGGCACATCTGGTGAGTAAACCGGGAAAAAGTAGATCTCCTGCTTAAAAAGTAGAGAATGCCGTTCCTTCCATAGAACATTTTGGCTAAATTCAAGTCCCTATCGTATCTCATTTTAGCATGATTTAAGGCCGGTTTTCCGGGTCTTTCACTTTTGAGGGAACAGCCCACAGCTTGAGGTGCAACAGCGTGAAATCTATCTGGGCGTATTTATTGATTCTGCTGAGCGTGGTTCTGTCCTCAGCAGAGCTGCATGCACAACCCGTGGCCGAAGAGGGGCGAGGTGACGAGCAAACCACGCGCGCACCCGCGAATACTGCCAGTGTGGGACAATATCCTCCTGTGCCGATCCGGTTTTTTCGGGGGAACGGTCCTCAGACTTCCTCCCAGGGATTCTATTTCAATTTCTGGAAAATGCTTTTTGTCTGTCTGCTGTTTCTGCTCTGGGCCAAGACCTCTTACTGGGTGGATGAAGACAGTCGGGGACTGAAGTGCAATACTGAATTCTGGAGTTCGCTGATCCTGGTAGCCGGCGTGCTGGGTTTTCTGCTGGTATTCTGCATGCCGAACTTTATCGTTGGCTTTCTATTGCTGGGCGCTGCTTATGGTGCACCGCTCGGGTTTTATATCCAGGAACGTAATGGCAAAGTGCCGGCCTCGAGCCGCGTGATGACTCCCGATCACATTAAGAAAATGACCATTCGTTACCTGGCAGGCATGGGAATCCGCATTGGTGGTAAAACAACGCAGGAAGCCGCCATGGGGCCCGATATTCGATTTATCGGAAAATCTTCCACGGGTCGCGGCGACGATCCTGCCAGTTCCCGTCGAGTAGAGAACTCGCGTGGATTCCTGGCAGCAAAAGAATTGATCTACGATGCCACCATGCGTCGTGCGACCGACGTGCACCTGGAACCGAAAGAAGACGAATATGGGGTGCGGTTGCGTATTGATGGTGTCATGTATCCCACGGAAGGCTTTGACCGTTCGATCGGCGAAGCGGTGCTGAATATTTTCAAAGTACTCGGGGCGATGGACATTACCGAGAAGCGTCGTCCGCAGGACGGTAGTTTCCGTGCCATCATGCCGGACCGGGAAATCGACTTTCGTCTTGCCAGCCAGGGGACGCGTCACGGCGAAAAAATGAGTCTGCGTATTCTGGACCAGACGAATTCGATCGCTTCGCTCTCAGAGCTGGGGCTGCGGAAACAGCTGGTCGATAAAATGTGTTCGATCGTGAAA contains:
- a CDS encoding PVC-type heme-binding CxxCH protein, with amino-acid sequence MRLCLVMAALILCNLHSTLRADKPFELKKNERVVAVGNALAERMNQFGDFETLLQTRYPEKEIIFRNFGWPADEVGIQQRPSNYTTIDDPLEVFGPETFLCFFGFNESFAGTSKESLDVFVKNYRNYIAEQTKRFTKNGKKPRFVLISPIAFESTGNPLQPTGVEENKNLAAYTAAIKKLAEEDGYRFVDLFTETKTKFAQEPGNQYTVNGAHANEKGYRLIGEMLDGSLFVSRHPLGTGTSKFNEVLKWVNDKSWFHAQDYRMLNGWYVYGGRRTWDMETFPGEYQKIRKMVEVRDRYIWEMAAGGVVPDQPDDSKTGEVFIPETMFGSRDERFREMREPKDLKYPTPEESIKMMKVPEGFKVELFASEREFPELANPNQIAFDNKGRLWVSCMANYPQWLPGAGKPSDRLLIFEDTDGDGKADKCIPFYDKLICPTGFEFWNGGVLVVDEPRILFLKDTDGDDKADFVQEVVNGIATDDTHHTVGAWEYSNGGLLHMLEGVSLSTTLETPYGAFRNKDTAGCYTLDPRTLKFRHFRTPGYGNPWCLVFDQWGNGMVGDGTNAKQHWTSPLSGLEVNTRRTLEPNFDNEGMRPAVGNEFLISRHLPDDVQGQFIYACVINMHGMPRFNLRDQKDGSGFEGERVEDLLSSTDMIFRPVDPKIGPDGAVWFGDWCNALIGHMQYSQRDPNRDHKHGRIYRLVNTKKPLLKPVTQADKSIEELLEQLNAYELRTRYRARRELWDRDQAEVLAAVNKWIEGVNDPKQLCEAMWLQESFRAVDPKLVDRILATDEYRARAAAIHTMVNEIDRQPQLKAYLTKAINDPNPRVRLEAVRGLSFLGTVEATQLALQATDHEMDYWIDYTLEHTLHALKPAWEVAESKPDFLKGSSDAAKKYLDRYKKMTGPGGAAVKPLEIAGSEEASAGKRKAAIRQLASMQGGSAARGEGVFKQVCSACHMVGDLGKKFGPDLSDIGQRVSKLEMMTSILMPNDKIAKGFETVAIVTVEGQVHTGFVLAETDQMISLGLAKGKKIDIPKEDIELRKPMKSSSMPEGLIKTIAPIEFLDLVAYLSQQRLIAVSQDKEGWISAKQKTVKLRKKNGFKEISRDAAIKFGGKFGNKTWNKDAYLFLTDVPAERFDFAFHSDIDSESPYVTIRLKDDSEIRTIWLKNRGGLKERAKGLTVWISSDGTNFEKVWTAEKAEPEWTIELPAGTRAKFVRVGLEGKGTLHLHQAAIFGK
- a CDS encoding GspE/PulE family protein, whose product is MKSIWAYLLILLSVVLSSAELHAQPVAEEGRGDEQTTRAPANTASVGQYPPVPIRFFRGNGPQTSSQGFYFNFWKMLFVCLLFLLWAKTSYWVDEDSRGLKCNTEFWSSLILVAGVLGFLLVFCMPNFIVGFLLLGAAYGAPLGFYIQERNGKVPASSRVMTPDHIKKMTIRYLAGMGIRIGGKTTQEAAMGPDIRFIGKSSTGRGDDPASSRRVENSRGFLAAKELIYDATMRRATDVHLEPKEDEYGVRLRIDGVMYPTEGFDRSIGEAVLNIFKVLGAMDITEKRRPQDGSFRAIMPDREIDFRLASQGTRHGEKMSLRILDQTNSIASLSELGLRKQLVDKMCSIVKQPHGLFLCCGPTGAGKSTTLYAALHEIDPYQRNIITIEDPVEYRIDNVSQIEINQKAGQTFAESLRSILRQDPDVVMIGEIRDAETARIACQAANTGHMVFSTVHANDTFTALYRLIDLEVEPFMLASSLSALLAQRLARRLCPDCKEAYQPNPEFLKKANLPPEKVKCFYRQPKSPELVCPTCSGLGYYGRISVVELLEFNERMRDMIRDAANMSQLKAQARKNGMLYMKEEGLRLVVKGVTSIDELLRVVK
- a CDS encoding ABC transporter permease, which codes for MKTTRGGALMRMRGLIRKEFLQVLRDPSALAIAFVLPIVLLLIFGYGVSLDAEHVPIAIVVEYPTPDTASFCGELEHSPYFKPVYFHDMPTARQALMKREVDAILHFRADFARQLRRSDGATVQLVLNGVDANTARIVQGYVSGVLQKWMEHRAISTGQTPAVPVNVEHRIWFNANVRSRNYLVPGVVAEIMTLIGALLTALLMAREWERGTMEALMVTPVSMLEVLLGKIIPYFFLGLCGLALSVVMSVWLFEVPLRGSIWVLILSSSMFLLAALGMGLLISTVTKVQFVAAQVAIITTFLPAFILSGFIFDIGSMPTVIQWITCIIPARYYVSLLKTTFLAGDVWSVLIPNFIALCLMATFFLGLTGLISRKRLD
- a CDS encoding efflux RND transporter periplasmic adaptor subunit, with the translated sequence MKSGTRFILLGGLIVAAIVGGWYWKTREDQSRAQELVLYGTVDVRQVELSFNASERIGSVLVEEGDRIKTGELLGKLELRKFQLAVDRAQAQIEVQQQVVDRLVAGTRPEEIREAEASLNSVEAELKDVKATYQRVLALSRKNVATQQDLDDARSKLDTAEANVKLQQAALDLANAGPRKEDIAEAKALLKRYKVELKQAEHDLADAHLYAPSNGIVQERILEVGDMASPQKPVYTVALIDPVWVRAYVSETDLGKISEGMKAEVVTDSFPDKKYAGWIGFISPTAEFTPKPVETPELRTKLVYQIRVFVKAPNNELRLGMPATVHIPLDQHPTKNADTRPATADTDSKHEQHDH
- a CDS encoding ATP-binding cassette domain-containing protein — translated: MDSHDSTAMHCQNVSKTFRTGNREVTALNDLTIDVQRGKITGLIGPDGAGKTTLMRLAAGLLHADSGSVTVLGLDAARDSLEVQASVGYMPQRFGLYEDLSVQENLDLYADLQGLPVHDRPDRYAELMRMTGLAPFTKRLAGKLSGGMRQKLGLACTLVRPPRLLLLDEPTVGVDPVSRRELWVIVDRFVKEEGTTVLLSTAYLDEAERCENVIMLDQGQLIGQGPPEQFSQPLTGRTFHLHSSDRNNRDLQARVTGRPGVLDAVIQGEAVRLVLSEDAPTTVEELLPGQQNITLEPVPPRFEDGFITMLRERRDPVTPGTDSTTDPPASHSEPPGKDGTVISVRDVQRRFGSFYAVKGVSFDVHRGEIFGLLGANGAGKTTMFRMLCGLLPASNGSLQVAGVDVRKTAAAARARIGYMSQKFSLYGTLSVDDNLQFFSSAYGLAGQRRRDRIDWATTEFELKPVLDNKSGDLPLGYKQRLALACALMHEPEIIFLDEPTSGVDPLARREFWQRINALAAANVTVLVTTHFMEEAEYCDRLAIMMAGEVLSLGTPREIKQHASSDETPDPSMPALSMEDAFIHLIETQTDEKIESGTP